TTAATCCCCCCTAAAACGAGAGGATCTCCCATACCTATAGTATAGGGGGGAACATCCCTCCTAACTCCACTCAAGCCCCCAATCATAGAGTAAGCTCCTATACGCACAAACTGATGTACCCCGACCATTCCACCAATAACAGCATAGTCCCCCACCTGAACATGTCCCGCCAATTGAGTATAATTACTAATAATTACGTGGTTCCCGATAGAACAATTATGAGCAATATGCACCCCAGGCATGAGCAAACAATTGTCTCCTATGGAGACCTTAGTACCTTCAAAAGTTGATGAAGTTATGATAGCAAACTCTCGAATCTCACAATTCTTTCCAATAACGACGAAAGTCTTCTCTCCTCGATATTTCAGATCCTGAGGTTTATTACCTATCATGGCTGAGGGCCAAACAGTCGTACCCTCTCCTATGGTAGTATAACCATCTATGTAAGCATGCGCCTTAACAACAACGCGATCCTCTAGCACTACGGTAGCTTTGATTACTGCGAATGGCTCGATAACAACATCCTCACCTATCTGCGCCCCTGGCTCCACTATCGCTGTTGGATGAATGTTCGTCATAAATCTCCGCAATTAAATTGATGCTTTATCCACAAGGGCGAAACTAATGCTAGCTTCTGCAGCCAACCCAGAGTCAACAAAAGCCTTAGCCTCAGCCTTCCCTCCTTTAGCAGAAAGAACTGAAAAATTAGCTTGGAGGGTCAAGATATCTCCAGGCTTCACCGCTTGTCGAAACTTAGCTTCTTTAATACCTAAAAATAAAGAAACTTTTTTCTCTCTTTCCTCTTTTGTCAACAACATTCCCAACAACAACCCCGCAGCTTGAGCAAGGGCTTCTATAATCAATACCCCCGGCATAATAGGTGCTTCTGGGAAATGCCCAACAAAAAATTGTTCATTAAACGAAACATTTTTTTGCGCCGTGATAGTCTTTTCTTCAAAATTGTACGACACCACACGGTCCACTAAAAGAAACGGAAACCTATGGGGCAGTAAGTCCAATATATCTCGTACAGAGAGCCCTTTATCACTCATAAACCTTCTAATTCCTCGCTATTGTAGAACCGAGACCAATTCCTTAGCTAACGCTATATTTGAAGAGTGCCCCGATCCCACGGCCACAATATGCGCAAGGAACGGCTGCCCAACCAATGAAAGATCTCCTATTAGGTCCAACATTTTATGCCTTACCGGTTCATCCGTAAACCTTAAATTTCCCCCACAGATAATTCCATCATCTTTGAAAATTACCGCGTTCTCTAAAGAGCCGCCTCGAATAAGTCCTTTTTCCATTAAAAAACAAAGTTCATTATACAAAGCGAAGGTTCTGCAAGGAGCTATTTCTTTCCTAAAAACCTCCTCCGTAATCACCAAAGAACGATACTGTGTTCCTATCATTCGACAGTGAGGGTAATGCAGGGTGTAACTAATCTTGAATTCATCAGCAGGAAAAGCTGCCAAAAATATGTCCCCCGACTGATAGAAAACCGGACGAGACAACTCTCGAAAAGAGACACTATCTTCTTGAGCACGAACACCGGCCTCTTGAATGAGTCTAACAAAGGTCTCTGAACTGCCGTCTCCTATGGGAATTTCTTCCTCAGAAACCCTAACGACGACATTATCAACCTCACAAGCCTTCAAAGCGGCTAAAAGGTGCTCTACAGTTATAACAGACACCCCCTCTTTTTGTAGCGAGGTGCTCCGACCGGTGCTAGATACATGATCTAGATTTGCTGGAACGTTAACGTACCGCCCTTTCTCTGAACTATATCGTTGAAAAACAATTCCCGTATTCTCTTCGGCCGGCAGCAAAAAGATTTCTGCCACCTTCCCCGAGTGGACCCCCACCCCGGAGAATCGAACCTCTTTCTTCAACGTTTTCTGCGCTCGTTCCGACATGAAAAAACCTGATAAACAGCCAATGTATATTATTCTTCAGTTTTTTTTACAACCGACATGCTCTCAACACCTCTTTCTAAAGCTTTCTCAAGCCATAATTCTCTTTTCTATAAAATTTTATTCGCGCTTCCGAGGTTGAAAACACCACCATAAAAAAATTATCACTGCAATCCAAGAAGCGATTTTTATGGGCCAATCTCCATAAATCGAGTATGGAGTACAGTACTCGAACAATGGAACTTCTGCAATTAGAACTCCAGGCAAAACTTTTCTGGTACAATTGTCCTCTGGAAGTTTTGCTATCACTCTTCCTAACGCATCTACAACAGCAGTTACTCCCGTATGACAAGCTCTAACACAGGGCAACCCACATTCTAAATTTCTTAAAACTCCGTGAAGAAAATGTACTTTCGGCAGTCGTGATCCCGGATACCATCCGTCATTTGATATATTTATTAGTAGTCTTGCTCCAGCTTTCTTGTATTCCCTTACCAAAAATCCAAAAGTTTCTTCGTAACAAATAGTTACAGCCAACGGAATCCCATCTTTAGAAATAAACACTCCAGATTTGGTCCCGGGTTCTCGAACATAAGGCAAGATACACTCCGGGCAAAACAGTCGAAAAAATCTCTCACCAAAAGCACCCCCAGGAATATACTCTCCTCCGGGGACCAGTATTCGTTTGTCATAGCTGCCAGAGAGAACCGCTCCAGGGGAAAACATAAAAGCTGAATTATAAAAACGCCGTTCTGAATCTGTATACCGCTCAAGCCCTAATAACAAATCACAGTTGAATCTATTTGACAGGTCCGAAGCTATCTCTTTATTCGATAAGAAGGGTTCTTCATAAAAACTTCCTCTACCTTCTAACCACATTTCCTGAAGCGCTTTATACTCTTCAGCTGGATAGATCCTTCTATGCACGCCAAAAGGAACTGAAACTTCTGGCATAACAATTAAATCTACCTTGGAATCTATTCTAGAGCACAATTTAAATAGTTTTTCCCAAACGGATAACACGCGTGAAGGAATAGAAGTAAATGGAGGCTCTGCAGTCTGCAATAAAGCAACCCTTAAACTTTTTGATACCGAGGCTCCCTCCCGATGTTTTACAATCTCTCTGAGCCCCCCTCCTAAGCAACAAGGCAGAAACACTAGAAAAAAAAGTGAAACAA
This is a stretch of genomic DNA from Chlamydiifrater phoenicopteri. It encodes these proteins:
- the lnt gene encoding apolipoprotein N-acyltransferase, which codes for MLSVFWLFLSLFSAMISQPDIAPCLSLVGGVSSFGLFWYSIRTCGTKKRGIIAFFWMAVVSAVHFSWMTSVSLLGWAIYFPWIALAMLSGLVFSVFSLGLFWTKKYRSFLSTTFIFSFLWVFWEAARHYYILSGISLDYVGWALTGAPYFAQFSSFFGWAGLSVVVMSANIALFYFLERRRLQDFVSLFFLVFLPCCLGGGLREIVKHREGASVSKSLRVALLQTAEPPFTSIPSRVLSVWEKLFKLCSRIDSKVDLIVMPEVSVPFGVHRRIYPAEEYKALQEMWLEGRGSFYEEPFLSNKEIASDLSNRFNCDLLLGLERYTDSERRFYNSAFMFSPGAVLSGSYDKRILVPGGEYIPGGAFGERFFRLFCPECILPYVREPGTKSGVFISKDGIPLAVTICYEETFGFLVREYKKAGARLLINISNDGWYPGSRLPKVHFLHGVLRNLECGLPCVRACHTGVTAVVDALGRVIAKLPEDNCTRKVLPGVLIAEVPLFEYCTPYSIYGDWPIKIASWIAVIIFLWWCFQPRKRE
- the lpxC gene encoding UDP-3-O-acyl-N-acetylglucosamine deacetylase; translation: MSERAQKTLKKEVRFSGVGVHSGKVAEIFLLPAEENTGIVFQRYSSEKGRYVNVPANLDHVSSTGRSTSLQKEGVSVITVEHLLAALKACEVDNVVVRVSEEEIPIGDGSSETFVRLIQEAGVRAQEDSVSFRELSRPVFYQSGDIFLAAFPADEFKISYTLHYPHCRMIGTQYRSLVITEEVFRKEIAPCRTFALYNELCFLMEKGLIRGGSLENAVIFKDDGIICGGNLRFTDEPVRHKMLDLIGDLSLVGQPFLAHIVAVGSGHSSNIALAKELVSVLQ
- the fabZ gene encoding 3-hydroxyacyl-ACP dehydratase FabZ, whose protein sequence is MSDKGLSVRDILDLLPHRFPFLLVDRVVSYNFEEKTITAQKNVSFNEQFFVGHFPEAPIMPGVLIIEALAQAAGLLLGMLLTKEEREKKVSLFLGIKEAKFRQAVKPGDILTLQANFSVLSAKGGKAEAKAFVDSGLAAEASISFALVDKASI
- the lpxA gene encoding acyl-ACP--UDP-N-acetylglucosamine O-acyltransferase, giving the protein MTNIHPTAIVEPGAQIGEDVVIEPFAVIKATVVLEDRVVVKAHAYIDGYTTIGEGTTVWPSAMIGNKPQDLKYRGEKTFVVIGKNCEIREFAIITSSTFEGTKVSIGDNCLLMPGVHIAHNCSIGNHVIISNYTQLAGHVQVGDYAVIGGMVGVHQFVRIGAYSMIGGLSGVRRDVPPYTIGMGDPLVLGGINKVGLQRRKLPFSVRSALIRAFKIVYSSDYSFKDALDIAEQELGVIPEVAHFLEFCREDSKRGIERNTKKVFFMEQNTEREEVLVES